The following DNA comes from Meleagris gallopavo isolate NT-WF06-2002-E0010 breed Aviagen turkey brand Nicholas breeding stock chromosome 13, Turkey_5.1, whole genome shotgun sequence.
AACATCAGCAACTCCAAACGTTTGCCTGCCCCAAATCCAAACTCACCACAATGCCTTTGCCACTGAGCAGCTACTCCCCAAGCTCATCTGCCCTTCCAGTGTCTTCCAGGAAAACACTTTCAGACAGATGTTTCTCCCCACATCTAAAGAAACGACACACGCTCCCCCTACCAAATCACTGGGCTTCCATGCACCAGGCAGAAGCAGGGAAGCAGAAGCACTCCCAGGAACAACCAGCTGAAGTTCACAGTGATGCCTCTTAATCAGCTTGTGAACTCCTTCTCAAGGAGTGAGACAAGAACTCCTCACACCCCCTCTTTTCAACCCCAGCATCAACCAGGGGAATGACCCGTCAAGTCCTCAGGCTGCCATTTACTTCTAGAAAACCTGCAGTAAAAGAAGGGGTTGAAAGAAGAGAGGTACTGGCAGGAAGCTTGTAAACAAGTGGGGAAGCGACTTTTTGCACAGTCtaatagtgatagaacaagtgggaatagctttaaactaaaaaggaggaaatacaggttactcagagggtggtgaggaacTCAACCAGGCTGTCCAGACAAGTTGGGGGTGCCTCATCCCCGGAGGTGCCCAAGGACAGGATGGATGAGgacctggacagcctgatctggtggtggCAGCCAACCCACGGCAGGAggttggagctcaatgatctttaagctCCCccccaacctaagccattctacgatCCTAGGTTGAAAGCCACAGCACGGCGCCCCGCAGTGACCCACCTTATGGCAGCCAGGATAGGTCGCCATGGAGTtgagggcagagctgctgggattCTTGCTGGTGCTGGCCATGATGTTCTGGATCTGGGTGAGCTCCTGCCTCAACACCTGCTTCTGGTGGAAGCTGAAAGCGGGGTGGTTGGACGCCATGGTGAAAAGCAACAGGAATTCATCCCCGGTGCGGCCCTCGTTCAGCTGCAGCCCGTAGTTGTTGATGACGGAATCGATGTGGGTGAGGGTCCGGAAAAGGACCCCGGCGGCCTCGCGGTGGGCAGAACCCAGCAAGGCAAGAGAAACCAGCAGTTTGCTGCGCACCACCTCGTCCGTCAGGTTGGTGAGGCTGCCCAGATCGGCGGGGTTGTTGGCTTTGATCTCGGAATCTCTCAACGAATGATAATCCTTCCGAGCCAGATCTTCCAAACAGGCTCCCAGGAAACGCAGCTCCAGCGGGATGCACAGATCCAGCAGGCCGCACAAAAACTCCACTCTCTGAGGCGAGGGCAGCTCCGAAAACCACCGGTACACCCCGTCCCGCTGCAACCGCGGGCAGCAGATCGGACGATATNNNNNNNNNNNNNNNNNNNNNNNNNNNNNNNNNNNNNNNNNNNNNNNNNNNNNNNNNNNNNNNNNNNNNNNNNNNNNNNNNNNNNNNNNNNNNNNNNNNNCTGGAGGCTTTGATAAAAGCCTTGAGCAAGTCTCAGCTCTGGCATTGCCAAGGAATTGAGATAGGGTTTCTGGAAGTAAGAACCTGATGCCCCAAGTGATCTAGAAGTTCTAATGAAGGCCTCGGGCAAGAAGTTTAACAGCAAGATGCAGGATTTTCCCCACCTcttttgtttggctttgttAACTTAATACTGGCTGGACTTGGTCCTCAGCCAGCTCCTCTTGTGCACAGCAGAACCGGTGTGCAGTGCAGGCTGCCCCTGCCCAGCctcagagagctgctgccttctctgctgctgttagTGCTCATTGTGGGAGGGCCCTTCCCAGGCTGTGGCTGAGACTGAGGAAATGCTTGTTCCCAGCTCAGCAGTGAGCAGAAGTGTAGAGTGAAGAAGAGTAGAAGCCTTTCTAATCCGTTGTTCTTTTCTCCCCATTTGCACCTCCTCTTATCTGTTGTTCCTCCTGCTGACTTGTTAGTTAGCTCTTCTCTGCAGACCTGCTTTCAGGAGGGAGTTTAGCAGCAATATGTATTTTCCtggctcagaaaaaaatgtgatgcaGGGAACACACCCAGGGGAGGTGTTTGTTGTGCTACGCAGTCTGGAAATTCTGTTGCTCTCTGTCTTCCTGTGGTGCTTCTCATGGGAGGAAAGATGAAAGGTTCAACACGGGCTGTGACAGTGCTGGTGTCAAAATGAGCTTAATAGGAACGGAGCCCTCAGGTGGAAGCTGTGCCAGTTTTACCTTCCCAGGTTTACCTTTCCAGTGAGGTGCTGTGGAGCTCAGCCAAAAGCCAAAGGGTCCATGGGTCGTGTTTGCAGGTTGTATGGGATGATCTGCTGCCCCAACGTCATCCTGGCAGGGAACAcctctccctgttcacttcGGTTTAATGCTCTCTGGGAGTGCAGCCTGTGCTGTTCCTGTGGGATGGGGGTTTCTGCCTGCAgctatgtctgagagcacttGGCAGATGATGAATTTCATCCAGCTATAGGGTGAGAACCAAACGCCTTCTGTAAGGCAGGGCTGCTTGAGGTGGAGACTTCCCACTGCTGTCATTGGCGGAGGACTTTGTTTTACCCCCCATCCTAAAGCCTTTGCTTGCATTGTCATCCCTGTGAACCTCCTTCCCTGCTTCCTGACTTCTAACAGGCGACGCCTGCAGCTGAACTCCAACCAGGCCTTCTTCCTCCTGGTGAACGGACACAGCATGGTGAGCGTCTCCACGCCCATCTCCGAGGTGTACGAGAGCGAGAAGGACGAGGACGGCTTCCTGTACATGGTGTATGCCTCTCAGGAGACTTTCGGAGTGCAATCTTCCGTCTAGGACACGCAGGTGGCTTCTAGCCTAGGATTTCAGTTTACCCTTGGCCATCACCCCCACTCTTCCCCACACGCACCCCAGGGAAAGAAACGGATGTCACCTACGCTCTCAGTACCTTAGCATAGTCTTGCTTTAGCAGGTGTTTTATCTTACCTTGCCTTGTTTGTGACTATTAAACAGTACAGACGAGCGCCTCCAGCTTTGAAACCTGCTGTAATATTCCACACAGGCACATTTACATGTCTGGACTTGACGAATGGAACCCAATTGTGCATGTGACGATTGCAAATAAAGGGACACTCGATTGACTTTAACGAGCAAACAGGCACCAGTGAGGAGCTAAAGTGTTTCATGTGACAGTTTTCTGGAGAATCTCCCTATGATTccttaaagcttttttttttttttaatgggaggGCTTCTAATTGAGAGCAAACGTGTTTTCATGTTCCAAAGCAGAGCTTTGCCTTCTGCAGCTCGCTGAGATCTGTGTCGGTGCTGCAGCTGTTAAGGTGAGCGTTTGGGGTGAGCTGGGGGAGTGCGACTGCAGCTCTTCATCTCCTCTTCTTTTGGCACTGCTGACGTAGGGACAGTGccattttctgaaataactCATACCAAACACCACAGCTTTATTATAGTTTTAGGAAGCATTAACTGTAAGCACCTGGACAGGTAACACTGAAATAAACTCCAGTCTGTCGTGAATTCCCAATGCCTGCGTGTTCAGTGAAACACTGTTGTTTATAGGGCCTTGCTTCCAAAAGATCCTCCCTCCGAGCTGCAGCCCTGGCCTGGGAGGAGGTGAAGGGCATTGCTGCCAGCAGGGTTGGCTGGTGGGAAGCGAGCCAGTGCGTGTAAGCCCTGTGACAGGAGCAGGTGAACAGCTTTGTTAATGCACCTCCGTCCTGAGCACCGGGCTC
Coding sequences within:
- the LOC104913088 gene encoding zinc finger CCHC domain-containing protein 2-like, which gives rise to YRPICCPRLQRDGVYRWFSELPSPQRVEFLCGLLDLCIPLELRFLGACLEDLARKDYHSLRDSEIKANNPADLGSLTNLTDEVVRSKLLVSLALLGSAHREAAGVLFRTLTHIDSVINNYGLQLNEGRTGDEFLLLFTMASNHPAFSFHQKQVLRQELTQIQNIMASTSKNPSSSALNSMATYPGCHKVTARSETPINSVSNSLENVLHTSTHSIEESLPKRPSGKHSKGVSFSACLLPVGERTLVSLRRLA